One genomic window of Lytechinus variegatus isolate NC3 chromosome 1, Lvar_3.0, whole genome shotgun sequence includes the following:
- the LOC121414871 gene encoding protein SpAN-like yields the protein MDLTLLIFGIACVFFQQCNARPALIPHRIMDPKRVGVVGSGNTLVHAGNETKDMDKDHLKYIITHFETFTDEQGVNGSTASKLSTSHFLSRAKRKAVEPHHFWPYGIIPYEMTNTYDEKEKSEIYEGMKSWEKVTCVRFVPYTPLLAKQLGHSDRLYLEKREVCTSFLGRRVKGRHLMSACPHWTYTMVHELGHAVGMRHQHQTPDRDQYIDIHWENIDEKVNLEQSFGIVRNPSLYDQSLLKATPYDINSIMHYPFNAFSKHYTLPTITVKGKPNRIIEWRTEPSFYDLKLVNMMYKCGNHCSFKLNCQNGGYQSPTDCQVCLCPPLTWGKTCESVSDQPYDSGKSDKPWYTKTIFEHNWWR from the exons ATGGATCTAACTTTGTTGATCTTTGGAATAGCATGTGTATTTTTCCAGCAGTGCAACGCTCGACCCGCCTTGATACCACACCGCATCATGGACCCAAAGCGAGTGGGCGTGGTCGGATCGGGGAATACCCTAGTCCACGCGGGGAACGAAACCAAAGACATGGATAAAGACCATCTCAAGTATATCATCACGCACTTTGAAACCTTTACAGATGAACAG gGTGTGAATGGTTCAACTGCGTCCAAATTGTCAACAAGCCATTTTCTATCACGAGCTAAAAGGAAAGCTGTCGAACCCCATCATTTCTGGCCGTATGGGATCATACCGTATGAGATGACAAATACGTATGATG aaaaggaaaagagtgaGATTTATGAAGGAATGAAATCTTGGGAGAAAGTAACATGCGTCCGTTTTGTGCCATACACACCCCTTCTCGCTAAACAGCTGGGCCATTCAGACAGACTTTATTTAGAGAAACGGGAAGTGTGTACATCTTTTCTGGGACGACGAGTTAAAGGGCGCCATCTGATGTCGGCTTGCCCACACTGG ACGTACACGATGGTCCACGAACTCGGGCATGCAGTCGGTATGCGACATCAACATCAAACACCGGATCGTGATCAGTACATCGATATACATTGGGAGAACATCGACGAGAAGGTGAACCTTGAACAGTCGTTCGGCATCGTAAGAAACCCGTCACTCTACGATCAGTCGTTGCTCAAAGCCACTCCCTACGATATCAACTCCATCATGCATTATCCGTTCAAT GCGTTTTCAAAGCACTACACACTACCAACAATCACTGTCAAGGGAAAACCGAATCGCATTATCGAGTGGAGGACCGAGCCAAGCTTCTACGACCTCAAGCTCGTCAATATGATGTACAAATGCGGCAACCATTGCAGCTTCAAATTAAACTGTCAAAATGGCGGCTACCAGAGTCCCACCGACTGCCAGGTCTGTCTATGCCCTCCGCTGACCTGGGGAAAGACGTGTGAGAGTGTGTCGGACCAGCCCTATGATTCGGGCAAGTCGGATAAACCGTGGTATACGAAAACAATATTTGAGCATAACTGGTGGagataa